One part of the Bacillus sp. FJAT-27916 genome encodes these proteins:
- the hemH gene encoding ferrochelatase has product MDKKAVLLVNLGTPDKPVSSSIRPYLKQFLSDRRVIDLPRWKWMPILHGFILPSRSKRNESVYQQIWTDEGSPLLYYSMKQREALEEKILDKNTRISLAMNYGTPSISDELEKLHKWGVRKLIILPLFPQYSSTTTASVWDHVTKEISKWRDIPEVVFLRDFANHPLWIELLKKRIEDGAKAYGKPDVILLSYHGIPKRYTFGGDDYPYRCHTTAQALKDRMPGINFMISYQSKFGQEPWLEPSTSEILIDLARTDVKNVHVISPCFTADCLETLEELAHENKQLFLDNGGESYHYLSAANDDPLFIDCLADIIKGYLHPTA; this is encoded by the coding sequence ATGGATAAGAAAGCTGTCTTATTAGTCAATTTAGGAACACCAGACAAACCAGTCTCATCATCAATCAGACCTTATTTAAAGCAATTTCTTTCAGATCGACGCGTCATCGACCTGCCAAGATGGAAATGGATGCCTATCTTACACGGCTTTATTCTGCCTTCAAGGTCAAAAAGAAATGAATCAGTCTATCAACAAATCTGGACAGATGAGGGATCTCCACTTCTTTATTACAGCATGAAACAACGGGAAGCATTGGAAGAAAAAATCCTAGATAAGAATACAAGAATATCTTTAGCCATGAATTATGGGACCCCCTCTATCTCAGATGAGCTGGAAAAATTACATAAATGGGGAGTTAGAAAATTAATTATACTGCCCCTTTTCCCACAATACTCTTCCACCACAACAGCCTCCGTGTGGGATCATGTGACAAAGGAAATATCTAAGTGGAGGGATATACCTGAGGTGGTGTTCTTGCGGGATTTTGCTAATCATCCATTATGGATTGAATTGCTAAAGAAACGAATTGAAGACGGTGCGAAAGCCTACGGAAAACCAGATGTGATTCTCCTTTCTTATCACGGAATTCCTAAGCGATATACTTTCGGAGGAGATGATTATCCTTATCGATGCCATACGACTGCACAAGCGCTGAAGGATCGGATGCCGGGTATAAATTTCATGATTTCCTATCAGTCAAAATTTGGACAAGAGCCATGGCTTGAACCCTCGACAAGTGAAATATTAATAGATTTGGCCCGTACAGATGTGAAGAATGTCCATGTCATCTCTCCCTGCTTCACAGCTGACTGCCTTGAAACACTTGAGGAGCTTGCGCATGAAAACAAGCAATTGTTCTTGGATAATGGCGGTGAAAGTTATCATTATTTAAGTGCTGCCAATGACGACCCGCTATTCATCGATTGCTTAGCAGATATTATCAAAGGGTATCTGCATCCAACAGCCTAA
- a CDS encoding threonine/serine exporter family protein → MNSGVVMGLASNQNDCLIKAVLLAGKIMLENGAETSRVEDTMERMMCKALCKNQNEETFTYITLNGIFVKTDMHNTSFVRIDNRDYNLDKITKVNQISRFFTEDLLTIEEVYARLQMVDKEQMGYSLLMKFIFTAILSGSVMLIMNGTFIDLPASMIGGLVCYLAYLLAYRYLKIPFITEYIAAFLGGLAAFIVNSMVGSHLSSVMIGTVAPLVPGIAITNAIRDILAKHYISGSIRMVEGIFIAGSIGTGIATVYYIFIQ, encoded by the coding sequence ATGAATAGTGGAGTAGTGATGGGTTTGGCGTCCAATCAGAATGATTGCTTAATAAAGGCTGTTCTTTTGGCCGGCAAAATTATGCTGGAAAATGGAGCGGAAACAAGCAGGGTAGAGGATACGATGGAAAGGATGATGTGCAAGGCACTCTGCAAAAACCAAAACGAGGAGACCTTCACCTACATAACCTTAAATGGGATTTTTGTCAAAACGGATATGCACAATACGAGTTTTGTCCGGATTGATAACCGTGATTACAATCTTGATAAAATCACCAAGGTAAATCAAATCTCTCGTTTCTTTACAGAAGACCTTTTGACTATTGAGGAAGTGTACGCAAGATTGCAGATGGTCGATAAAGAACAAATGGGCTATTCCCTCTTGATGAAATTTATTTTTACAGCCATTCTAAGCGGCAGTGTTATGCTGATCATGAATGGCACCTTCATTGATTTGCCAGCAAGCATGATTGGCGGATTAGTCTGTTATTTGGCTTATTTGCTTGCCTATCGGTACTTGAAAATTCCATTTATTACGGAATATATAGCAGCCTTTTTGGGCGGTCTGGCAGCTTTCATCGTCAATAGTATGGTGGGGAGCCACTTAAGTTCTGTCATGATCGGAACGGTGGCACCCCTTGTTCCTGGTATAGCCATTACGAATGCTATTAGGGACATTTTAGCGAAGCACTATATTTCGGGCTCCATCCGCATGGTAGAGGGAATCTTTATTGCCGGATCGATTGGCACAGGAATAGCAACCGTTTATTATATTTTCATACAGTAG
- a CDS encoding threonine/serine exporter family protein has protein sequence MSNLVFHMVFSFLSSISFAIICNVPKKSIPMGGIVGMLGWMGYVLLSMNGYGVFPASVVCSLLLAFAGQIAARIFKMPLTVFYVPGLVPIVPGISAFQAFRQLTLHDYEAAATGFLNVGYCAVGIACGIVISDMLFRSILGLYRIVKRRTAA, from the coding sequence ATGTCAAATCTCGTTTTTCATATGGTGTTTAGTTTTCTATCATCCATCTCATTTGCCATTATATGCAATGTACCAAAGAAGTCGATCCCGATGGGCGGGATTGTAGGTATGCTCGGCTGGATGGGATATGTTCTCTTAAGCATGAATGGGTACGGTGTATTCCCGGCAAGTGTGGTTTGCTCCTTGCTGCTGGCCTTTGCCGGGCAAATAGCCGCTAGAATTTTTAAAATGCCGTTGACCGTTTTTTATGTGCCAGGGTTGGTTCCAATCGTTCCTGGTATTTCGGCATTCCAGGCATTTAGACAATTGACCCTCCATGATTATGAGGCAGCAGCCACGGGTTTTTTGAATGTCGGATACTGTGCGGTTGGGATCGCCTGCGGCATTGTCATTTCAGATATGTTGTTCAGATCCATTCTCGGTCTGTATCGAATAGTGAAACGAAGAACAGCAGCTTAA
- a CDS encoding GNAT family N-acetyltransferase: MADTKTEFYIAMDGNIVAQLEFVPCVRERDHKEVILINHTLVADKYRGRGLGRELINRVVKYARAEQMQIIPVCPFAKMILESDAKYKDVLITGF; the protein is encoded by the coding sequence ATGGCTGATACAAAAACAGAATTTTATATTGCGATGGATGGAAACATCGTCGCTCAATTGGAATTTGTCCCTTGTGTTAGGGAGCGCGATCATAAGGAGGTTATCTTGATTAATCACACACTTGTAGCCGACAAATATAGAGGCAGGGGGCTAGGGCGTGAATTAATCAATCGTGTAGTGAAATATGCTCGTGCAGAACAGATGCAAATCATTCCTGTTTGCCCGTTTGCGAAGATGATTTTGGAAAGTGATGCGAAATATAAGGATGTTTTGATAACAGGCTTTTAG
- a CDS encoding thioredoxin family protein has protein sequence MEVVKSVEQFNEQIAQDHLTVEIFTTTWCPDCKRFDMFIDEIVAEHPDKKWYKVDKDEFPELAEQYDVMGIPSLLLYKNGEKVAHLHSAHAKTPDQVRAFLNEWA, from the coding sequence ATGGAAGTTGTAAAGTCAGTAGAGCAATTTAATGAACAAATCGCACAAGATCACTTAACAGTGGAAATCTTCACAACAACATGGTGTCCAGACTGCAAGCGTTTTGATATGTTTATAGATGAGATTGTGGCAGAACATCCAGATAAGAAATGGTATAAGGTTGATAAGGATGAATTTCCTGAACTAGCTGAGCAATACGATGTTATGGGGATTCCAAGTCTTCTCCTATACAAAAATGGAGAAAAAGTAGCGCATTTGCATAGTGCTCATGCGAAGACGCCTGATCAGGTTCGGGCATTTTTGAATGAATGGGCATGA
- a CDS encoding GNAT family N-acetyltransferase, which produces MIIRQANSSDAPSIARVNVESWHSTYKGIVPKRYLEAMSAEQYAKKWGRIIENPASIVLVAEIDSQVIGYISGGMERSGKLPYEGELYAIYLLKEHQRKGIGKKLVKKWLGEMRKEKFQNMMVWVIDENPSKRFYEAMGGKTFIQEKLLISGKELKELGYGWSSLDDVLI; this is translated from the coding sequence ATGATAATTCGTCAGGCAAATAGCTCAGATGCGCCTTCGATTGCAAGGGTGAATGTGGAGAGCTGGCATTCAACGTATAAGGGAATCGTCCCAAAAAGATATCTGGAGGCCATGTCCGCTGAACAATATGCAAAAAAGTGGGGGAGAATCATTGAAAATCCAGCCTCCATTGTCCTGGTTGCAGAAATAGACAGCCAAGTAATCGGATACATAAGCGGTGGGATGGAACGAAGCGGAAAATTGCCTTATGAAGGAGAGCTTTATGCCATCTATCTCTTAAAAGAGCACCAAAGAAAAGGGATAGGGAAGAAGTTGGTTAAGAAATGGCTGGGAGAAATGAGGAAAGAAAAATTTCAGAATATGATGGTGTGGGTGATAGATGAAAATCCTTCAAAAAGATTTTATGAAGCGATGGGTGGAAAGACCTTCATTCAGGAGAAGCTGCTTATTTCAGGTAAGGAACTGAAGGAGCTTGGTTATGGGTGGTCAAGCTTAGATGATGTACTTATATAG
- a CDS encoding exonuclease domain-containing protein — protein MDFIAIDFETANRYPNSACSLGIVYVDNQTIKDEKYFLIRPPIMNFDPNHIRVHGLTADDVTHAPSFKDVWEIIKADFTDTMIIAHNAYFDMSVLKACLKEYQIPVPDMSYCCSIPISNRAIKGERVKQSLKERTNFFGIQIEEHHHALADARACAELVLKSMEATGQHSFTEFQHAHPTLPVKRLSELKPMNSFSKEKKTAGRKFSQSIKIGDVTPTKEADESNLLYGKTFVFTGDLDSMERIEAMQLVVNFGGILKSSVSKKTDYLIIGTQDQALVSGKGISSKEIKARELQENGSPIKMLDETHFLRLLSEAKQSSSIKQ, from the coding sequence GTGGATTTTATTGCGATTGATTTCGAAACAGCCAATCGGTATCCCAATAGCGCTTGCTCACTTGGCATCGTCTATGTGGATAATCAAACCATCAAAGACGAAAAATATTTTCTAATCCGGCCGCCTATCATGAATTTCGATCCTAATCATATACGAGTGCACGGTCTTACAGCTGATGATGTCACACATGCACCTTCTTTTAAGGATGTATGGGAAATAATTAAGGCAGATTTTACGGATACAATGATTATTGCCCATAATGCCTATTTCGATATGAGTGTATTAAAAGCCTGTCTGAAAGAATACCAAATTCCAGTACCTGATATGAGCTATTGCTGCAGTATCCCTATCTCCAATCGTGCTATTAAGGGAGAGCGAGTCAAGCAATCCTTAAAAGAGCGCACAAATTTTTTTGGCATTCAGATAGAGGAGCATCATCATGCTTTAGCAGATGCGAGAGCCTGTGCTGAGCTGGTTCTTAAAAGCATGGAAGCCACTGGTCAGCATTCATTCACAGAATTTCAGCATGCCCATCCAACATTACCAGTTAAGCGATTATCCGAGCTGAAACCAATGAACTCATTCAGTAAAGAGAAAAAAACTGCGGGCAGAAAATTCTCTCAATCAATTAAAATAGGCGATGTCACACCAACGAAAGAAGCAGATGAGTCCAATCTTCTTTATGGGAAGACCTTCGTATTCACGGGCGACCTAGATTCCATGGAACGAATAGAAGCCATGCAGTTGGTTGTCAATTTCGGAGGGATATTAAAATCAAGTGTTAGTAAAAAGACCGATTACCTGATCATTGGAACACAGGATCAAGCATTAGTCAGCGGTAAAGGAATCAGCTCAAAGGAAATCAAGGCTCGTGAACTTCAGGAAAATGGTTCCCCCATCAAAATGCTCGATGAGACACATTTTCTCAGACTCCTTTCTGAAGCTAAGCAATCCAGCTCCATAAAACAATAA
- a CDS encoding ABC transporter ATP-binding protein: MSKMTKRQANPSFGPRGGPGAPIQKAKDFKGTFKRLIGYLAPYKWRLAAVFGTAVLSTLFTIIGPKILGKATTKIFEGIVLKMNGVPGAGIDFNYIARILVLLGFLYLFSSLFTFIQGFIMASVAQKTVFQLRKEAEAKISRLPLKYFDSTTTGETLSRVVNDVDNISTTLQQSLTQIITSVVTIIGVIIMMLSISVTMTLILLLTLPLSGIIAVLVAKKSQGYFGAQQKVLGQLNGHVEEIYTGHEVVKAFGQEQKAIEEFDEINEQLYQSSWKAQFISGAIMPLMQFVNNLGYVLICVVGGVFVANGRITVGDIQAFIQYARQFSQPITQTANIANILQSTIASAERVFELLDEQEEEAESEKPISLEHPKGYVTFENVDFGYKSDHLLIKNMNITVTPGQKVAIVGPTGAGKTTLINLLMRFYEIQGGAIRIDGVNIKDMKRSELHSLFGMVLQDTWLFNGTIAENIAYGRIGATDEEIIEAAKAAHADHFIRTLPEGFETVLNEEATNISQGQKQLLTIARAILANPAILILDEATSSVDTRTELFIQRAMNRLMEDRTSFVIAHRLSTIKDADLILVMNKGTVIEQGTHDDLLAQNGFYADLYNSQFAS, from the coding sequence ATGAGCAAGATGACTAAACGTCAAGCAAATCCAAGCTTTGGCCCGCGGGGAGGACCCGGTGCACCCATTCAGAAGGCGAAGGACTTCAAAGGGACGTTCAAGCGATTGATTGGCTATTTAGCTCCATATAAATGGAGGCTTGCAGCTGTTTTCGGTACAGCTGTTCTCAGTACACTCTTTACGATTATCGGACCAAAAATCCTTGGTAAGGCGACTACAAAGATCTTTGAGGGTATTGTATTGAAAATGAACGGAGTCCCGGGTGCTGGAATTGATTTCAACTATATAGCCCGCATTCTCGTCCTATTAGGCTTTCTCTATTTATTTAGTTCCCTTTTCACCTTCATACAAGGTTTCATCATGGCAAGCGTTGCCCAAAAAACTGTATTCCAGCTGCGGAAAGAAGCTGAGGCAAAAATCAGCCGACTTCCATTAAAGTACTTTGACAGCACGACAACAGGAGAAACATTAAGCCGTGTCGTCAATGATGTAGATAATATCAGTACAACCCTCCAGCAAAGCTTAACGCAGATTATTACGAGTGTGGTCACCATCATTGGTGTGATTATCATGATGCTCTCAATCAGTGTAACGATGACCCTCATTTTACTGCTGACACTGCCGCTGAGCGGGATTATTGCCGTACTTGTCGCCAAAAAGTCACAAGGCTATTTTGGAGCCCAGCAGAAGGTTCTTGGACAACTAAATGGGCATGTTGAAGAAATCTATACCGGACATGAGGTTGTCAAAGCATTTGGCCAGGAACAAAAGGCTATTGAAGAATTTGACGAAATCAATGAGCAGCTCTATCAATCCTCATGGAAAGCTCAATTCATTTCAGGCGCTATTATGCCGCTCATGCAGTTTGTCAATAATCTTGGTTATGTCCTAATCTGTGTCGTTGGCGGTGTCTTCGTAGCTAACGGCAGAATAACCGTTGGTGACATCCAGGCATTCATTCAATACGCGCGTCAATTCTCTCAGCCCATCACGCAAACAGCCAACATCGCCAACATCCTTCAATCAACGATTGCATCGGCTGAAAGAGTATTTGAGCTGTTAGACGAACAAGAAGAAGAGGCAGAATCAGAAAAACCAATTTCTCTCGAGCATCCTAAGGGATATGTGACATTCGAGAATGTTGATTTCGGGTATAAATCTGATCATTTGCTCATTAAGAACATGAATATTACCGTTACACCGGGGCAGAAGGTTGCTATTGTCGGACCAACCGGCGCTGGAAAGACAACCCTCATCAATTTATTGATGCGTTTTTATGAAATTCAAGGCGGTGCGATACGAATTGACGGTGTCAATATTAAGGATATGAAACGTTCCGAACTTCACAGCCTATTTGGAATGGTTCTCCAAGATACATGGCTTTTCAACGGAACGATTGCTGAGAATATCGCATATGGCCGAATCGGTGCCACAGATGAGGAAATCATCGAGGCGGCTAAAGCCGCTCATGCCGACCATTTCATCCGTACTCTTCCAGAGGGATTTGAGACCGTTTTAAATGAGGAAGCCACCAATATTTCACAGGGACAAAAACAACTGCTTACGATAGCCAGGGCCATTCTCGCCAACCCGGCCATTCTTATTCTAGATGAAGCCACTTCCAGTGTGGATACAAGAACTGAACTCTTTATCCAAAGAGCCATGAATCGACTGATGGAAGACCGGACAAGCTTTGTCATTGCCCATCGATTGTCCACCATTAAGGATGCCGACCTTATATTGGTCATGAATAAAGGAACGGTAATCGAACAAGGGACACATGATGATCTTCTGGCCCAAAATGGCTTTTACGCCGACCTTTATAACAGCCAGTTTGCCAGCTGA
- a CDS encoding ABC transporter ATP-binding protein, with the protein MRKLFRYLTSFKGPIAFVIGLVFIQSMAELYLPTLMAKIIDTGVVKHDIPFIWKIGGLMIAVALAGTICSVSASYFSARIAMSFGKMLRSKVFTHIEGFSLHEFGTVGTASLITRTTNDIIQIQVVLNMLLRMMISAPLMAIGGIIMAVSVNPGLSIVIVVSVPILIIGIALVIWRGVPLFKKVQVRLDAVNRVLREGLTGVRVIRSFNRIDYEKQRFGQVNALLRDTTIKVNKLIAVLMPFMMLVMNFTTIAIVWFGAVRINAGDMMVGDLMAFMQYAMQIMFSMIMLSMMFVLIPRASASAARINEVLAIHPSIQETPSAHDSSMLGTIEFKDVSFYYPGAEKPALKNLSFKAFPGEVTAIIGGTGSGKSSLLKLIPRFYEPTQGSILIDGVPVKDYPLDALRNKIGLVPQKAVLFTGTVKDNIRFGNEMAADEDVIHAAKVAQAYDFITAMNEGFDSPISQGGTNVSGGQKQRLSIARALVRNPEIYLFDDSFSALDFKTDAKLRKALKEVTEHSTVLLVAQRVSTVMDADRIIVLDEGNVMGIGTHEELLHTNKTYQEIVKSQLSEEEIA; encoded by the coding sequence GTGCGGAAATTATTTCGTTATTTGACTTCATTTAAAGGCCCCATTGCTTTCGTTATTGGGCTCGTATTTATCCAATCCATGGCCGAGCTTTACCTACCCACATTAATGGCCAAAATTATTGATACTGGTGTAGTGAAGCATGATATCCCCTTCATCTGGAAGATCGGGGGCCTCATGATTGCTGTCGCGCTCGCTGGAACCATTTGTTCTGTCAGTGCCAGTTATTTCAGCGCAAGGATTGCCATGTCTTTCGGGAAAATGCTGCGCTCTAAGGTGTTTACCCATATAGAAGGATTTTCTTTGCATGAATTTGGAACTGTCGGGACCGCTTCCTTGATTACAAGGACGACCAACGATATCATCCAAATCCAGGTCGTCTTAAATATGTTGCTTCGGATGATGATTTCCGCTCCGTTAATGGCTATTGGCGGTATTATCATGGCTGTCTCCGTTAACCCCGGACTCTCCATCGTTATCGTTGTCTCTGTTCCCATCCTGATTATTGGTATCGCCCTTGTCATTTGGCGGGGGGTCCCGCTCTTTAAAAAGGTACAGGTACGGTTAGATGCAGTAAATCGAGTGCTGAGAGAGGGACTTACAGGAGTACGGGTTATCCGTTCCTTTAATCGCATTGATTACGAAAAGCAGCGTTTTGGGCAGGTAAATGCCCTTTTGCGCGACACAACCATTAAGGTTAACAAGTTAATTGCCGTCCTTATGCCCTTTATGATGCTTGTCATGAACTTTACAACAATCGCCATTGTTTGGTTTGGTGCAGTAAGGATTAATGCAGGGGATATGATGGTCGGAGATCTCATGGCTTTTATGCAATATGCCATGCAAATTATGTTCTCCATGATTATGCTTTCCATGATGTTTGTCTTGATCCCCCGGGCATCTGCATCTGCCGCAAGGATCAATGAAGTGCTTGCCATTCACCCAAGCATCCAGGAAACCCCCTCAGCTCATGATAGCAGCATGCTAGGCACCATCGAGTTTAAAGATGTCAGCTTCTATTATCCCGGTGCGGAAAAACCAGCCTTAAAGAATCTTTCCTTCAAGGCTTTCCCGGGTGAAGTAACGGCTATCATCGGGGGCACCGGCTCAGGTAAATCCTCGCTGCTGAAATTAATCCCGCGCTTTTATGAACCAACTCAAGGTTCCATCCTTATTGATGGTGTACCGGTAAAGGATTATCCGTTGGATGCCCTGCGGAACAAAATCGGACTTGTCCCGCAAAAAGCTGTCCTTTTCACAGGCACTGTCAAGGATAACATCCGGTTTGGCAATGAGATGGCTGCCGATGAAGACGTCATTCATGCCGCAAAGGTAGCTCAAGCCTATGACTTTATCACCGCAATGAACGAGGGATTTGATAGTCCGATTTCACAAGGAGGCACCAATGTGTCTGGCGGGCAAAAACAACGTTTATCGATTGCAAGGGCTCTTGTCAGAAATCCTGAGATCTACCTTTTCGATGACAGCTTCTCTGCACTTGATTTCAAAACAGATGCCAAACTTCGTAAAGCTTTAAAAGAAGTCACGGAACATTCTACTGTACTGCTCGTTGCTCAGCGTGTATCCACTGTAATGGATGCAGATCGCATTATTGTGCTGGACGAAGGTAACGTGATGGGCATTGGGACACATGAGGAGCTGCTGCATACAAATAAAACCTATCAAGAAATCGTCAAATCCCAGTTATCTGAGGAGGAGATAGCATGA
- a CDS encoding NADPH-dependent FMN reductase — protein sequence MKAVGLSGAIIGSKTAKSVEEVLAAINQYDENVETEMVDLRDYEVEFVRGIPFAEYNQDTQDVVNKINEADVLVIGTPIYQASIPGVLKNVFDHLAPNCFKGKVAGIVTNGGSEKHFLMSEYQLKPILSYFKAILPLNNVFLHTSCFGPNNEIINVEEKERIVKLAKELIDLKKLY from the coding sequence ATGAAAGCAGTTGGTTTATCTGGGGCAATTATTGGTTCTAAAACAGCAAAATCAGTGGAAGAGGTTTTAGCAGCCATCAATCAATATGATGAGAATGTAGAGACGGAAATGGTTGATTTACGCGATTATGAGGTTGAATTTGTCCGCGGTATCCCCTTCGCAGAATATAATCAAGACACACAGGATGTTGTAAACAAGATTAATGAAGCAGATGTGCTCGTGATAGGAACACCGATTTATCAAGCTTCCATCCCTGGTGTTCTAAAGAATGTCTTTGATCATCTCGCACCGAATTGCTTTAAAGGGAAAGTAGCGGGAATCGTGACAAACGGGGGATCAGAAAAGCATTTTCTTATGAGTGAATATCAACTAAAGCCTATTCTTTCTTATTTCAAAGCTATTTTGCCATTGAATAATGTATTCTTGCATACCTCTTGCTTTGGACCGAATAATGAAATCATCAATGTGGAAGAAAAAGAACGAATTGTAAAGCTGGCGAAGGAGCTAATTGATTTAAAGAAATTGTATTAG
- a CDS encoding phage tail tip lysozyme, whose translation MKNNQRKRLTKLFIISMFVVALVLSTALPGKTNTVEAAGFKYSSKVPLSKANQKYLYDLCVKRGLNYKHTLAVIKHESNFKAKAKGGSNYGLFQINKVNHKNLAKVTKTKNSPYNVKVNMNWGTYMLSNLQKKYAKKGYKGTALREAVLSAYNKGEGGFAKYGKATAYIKRHNQAYKVVNSWL comes from the coding sequence ATGAAAAACAATCAAAGAAAAAGACTGACTAAACTGTTCATCATTTCGATGTTTGTTGTTGCTCTTGTCCTAAGTACAGCTTTACCAGGAAAAACAAATACAGTAGAAGCAGCAGGCTTCAAGTATTCAAGTAAAGTGCCACTATCAAAAGCCAACCAGAAATATTTATATGATCTTTGTGTAAAAAGAGGATTGAACTACAAACATACTTTAGCTGTCATCAAGCATGAGAGCAATTTCAAAGCAAAGGCTAAAGGCGGTTCAAACTATGGTTTGTTCCAAATCAATAAAGTGAATCATAAGAACTTAGCAAAAGTGACCAAAACAAAGAATAGCCCATATAATGTAAAGGTAAACATGAACTGGGGTACATACATGCTTTCCAACCTTCAGAAAAAGTATGCAAAAAAAGGCTACAAAGGAACAGCTCTTCGTGAAGCCGTTTTAAGTGCTTATAATAAAGGGGAAGGCGGCTTTGCCAAATATGGCAAAGCGACAGCTTATATTAAGCGTCATAATCAAGCTTATAAAGTCGTAAACTCTTGGTTATAA
- the yfkAB gene encoding radical SAM/CxCxxxxC motif protein YfkAB encodes MISVNKEAQAAISPDFDPWEAYMDVSQYGKMTLSNIEFTTTTLCNMRCEHCAVGYTLQPKDPNAIPLERLIQRLEEIPHLRSISITGGEPMLAKKSVENYVVPLLKYAAERGVRTQINSNLTLPLERYESIIPYLDVLHISHNWGTIDEFVEGGFAMMERKPTYKQREALFQNIITNSIQLNKAGVLVSAETMLNKRTLPYLEKIHKQITEEMGCRRHEIHPMYPSDFASALESLSLDEIRKAIHHLLDCRKEEVWMLFGTLPFYPCSSNQDDLLLLERLYAGKNVTIRNDPDGRSRLNVNIFSGEVIVTDFGDAPALGNILEHSLPEVYQKWMDTELARSLNCHCPAVKCLGPNVLVKNAYYPKEDFQTRKSYL; translated from the coding sequence ATGATTAGTGTTAACAAAGAGGCTCAAGCGGCAATCAGTCCAGATTTTGACCCGTGGGAAGCCTATATGGACGTATCACAATATGGCAAAATGACTCTTTCTAATATAGAGTTCACTACAACAACCCTTTGCAATATGCGCTGTGAGCATTGTGCAGTCGGCTACACCCTGCAGCCGAAAGACCCGAATGCTATTCCACTGGAACGGCTAATTCAAAGACTAGAGGAAATTCCTCATCTGCGGTCAATCAGTATTACGGGCGGTGAGCCGATGCTTGCCAAGAAAAGTGTGGAGAACTATGTTGTTCCGTTGCTGAAATATGCAGCCGAGCGAGGTGTCCGTACACAAATCAACTCAAACCTCACACTGCCGCTTGAACGATATGAATCCATCATCCCCTATTTGGATGTATTACACATCTCCCACAATTGGGGAACCATCGATGAATTTGTAGAAGGCGGCTTTGCCATGATGGAGCGAAAACCTACCTATAAACAGCGAGAAGCCCTTTTTCAAAATATCATTACGAATTCGATTCAATTGAATAAAGCTGGTGTACTCGTCTCTGCTGAAACGATGCTCAATAAAAGGACGCTTCCCTACTTAGAGAAGATACATAAACAAATAACCGAAGAAATGGGCTGCAGAAGACATGAAATTCATCCAATGTATCCGAGTGATTTCGCTTCTGCACTTGAATCCCTGTCCCTAGATGAAATCCGAAAAGCCATTCACCATTTGCTCGATTGCAGGAAAGAAGAGGTTTGGATGCTCTTTGGTACATTGCCGTTTTATCCATGCAGCAGCAATCAAGATGATCTCCTCTTATTAGAGCGATTATATGCGGGCAAGAACGTGACCATTCGGAATGATCCAGACGGACGTTCCCGTTTGAACGTTAATATCTTTAGCGGCGAGGTAATCGTGACCGACTTCGGTGATGCCCCCGCTCTTGGGAATATCCTTGAACATTCTTTACCTGAGGTTTATCAGAAATGGATGGATACGGAGCTTGCCCGCTCTTTGAATTGCCATTGTCCAGCCGTAAAATGCTTAGGGCCTAATGTTTTGGTCAAAAATGCGTATTATCCGAAGGAAGACTTTCAAACTCGCAAATCTTATTTATAA